A genomic window from Slackia heliotrinireducens DSM 20476 includes:
- a CDS encoding helix-turn-helix domain-containing protein produces the protein MIHAYDDNMRPKAQATLGYAMDFAVNEAGYLPQDFMALFIESGLARRFESGESAVIMGMSGNELALRVFEETVGLQRPLAMRPRERGSKAYWIGWALAYFQWETGLTFRAILTAVPMEVIEDLYGAYHEMNVEQFVDRMVQLYRQAMPDTNLKRLRKLSGLTQEQLAQLSGISVRTIQQYEQRRKDVNKASLETAVAIATVLHCSPSDLLERIAS, from the coding sequence ATGATCCACGCCTACGATGACAACATGCGGCCGAAAGCCCAGGCCACGCTCGGGTACGCCATGGACTTCGCCGTAAACGAAGCAGGATATCTCCCTCAAGACTTCATGGCGCTGTTCATCGAGTCGGGCCTTGCGCGCCGGTTCGAAAGCGGCGAGTCAGCCGTGATCATGGGCATGAGCGGAAACGAGCTCGCCCTGCGCGTGTTCGAGGAGACGGTCGGGCTGCAGCGCCCGCTTGCCATGCGCCCTCGCGAGCGCGGCAGCAAGGCGTACTGGATCGGCTGGGCGCTCGCCTATTTCCAGTGGGAAACGGGCCTCACGTTCCGCGCCATCCTAACGGCCGTGCCTATGGAGGTCATCGAGGACTTGTACGGCGCATACCACGAGATGAACGTCGAGCAGTTCGTGGACCGCATGGTGCAGCTGTATCGCCAGGCGATGCCCGACACCAACCTGAAGCGGCTGCGCAAACTCTCCGGCCTCACGCAAGAGCAGCTGGCGCAGCTGTCCGGAATATCTGTGCGGACCATCCAGCAGTACGAGCAGCGCCGCAAGGACGTGAACAAAGCCTCGCTGGAAACAGCCGTCGCCATCGCCACCGTGCTGCACTGCAGCCCCTCGGACTTGCTGGAGCGCATCGCCTCGTAA
- a CDS encoding DUF3990 domain-containing protein, with the protein MAKLVLFHGSDHVVDKPVFGGGRARNDYGRGFYAIRSAYFNLERNRREPDDLYILHILDQKVGPDDPRLR; encoded by the coding sequence ATGGCGAAGCTGGTATTATTCCATGGGTCGGACCACGTTGTGGACAAGCCCGTGTTCGGCGGAGGCCGGGCGAGAAACGACTACGGGCGCGGGTTCTATGCTATCCGATCGGCCTATTTCAACCTTGAGCGCAATCGCCGCGAGCCCGACGACTTGTACATCCTGCACATCCTCGACCAGAAGGTGGGGCCCGATGATCCACGCCTACGATGA
- a CDS encoding AAA family ATPase, whose amino-acid sequence MGANPFTPTFGSVPPELAGRAQLIKDILEGLENGPGDPNRASIFVGPRGSGKTALLAAIAEQAEEMGWISVNVTAREGMLDEIMVQTREKGSHLIRPEASSHVTGVQIRGVGFSRELVDRRSTWRSEMTAILQELNDAGAGLLITVDEAASSSEELYTLVDVFQHFVREHRNVALLLAGLPHNVSLLLDDDGISFLRRAFRHSMEAIDDNDVADAIKETVENAGRSIDPKALALAARGAGGFAFLIQLIGYHMWRQHPNEERVTLEDVENALALAKHDMERMVLEPTVRSLTPREMDYLLAMTQDGSVSQVSSIAERMGVAPNNASKVRKRLVERGIIGPRGRGRVAFEVPMLKEYLLERAGEL is encoded by the coding sequence ATGGGAGCCAATCCATTCACTCCGACGTTCGGTAGCGTCCCGCCTGAGCTTGCGGGGCGTGCTCAGCTTATAAAGGACATCCTGGAGGGGTTGGAGAACGGCCCCGGAGACCCGAATCGTGCGAGCATATTCGTAGGCCCCAGGGGGTCCGGGAAGACGGCTTTGCTAGCCGCAATTGCAGAGCAAGCCGAGGAGATGGGCTGGATAAGCGTCAACGTGACAGCACGTGAAGGCATGCTTGATGAAATCATGGTTCAAACACGGGAAAAGGGCAGCCATCTTATCAGGCCCGAGGCATCGTCGCACGTGACCGGCGTGCAGATCCGCGGCGTCGGGTTCTCCCGAGAGCTGGTTGACAGGCGCTCGACATGGCGTTCGGAGATGACCGCGATTCTTCAAGAGCTTAACGATGCGGGAGCTGGCCTTCTGATTACGGTGGATGAGGCGGCGTCGAGCTCCGAAGAGCTGTATACGTTGGTCGATGTGTTCCAGCACTTCGTTCGGGAGCATCGGAACGTGGCTTTGCTTCTGGCGGGGCTTCCGCATAACGTATCGCTGCTGCTTGATGACGATGGCATTTCGTTCCTCCGGCGTGCGTTCAGGCATTCTATGGAGGCGATCGACGACAATGACGTAGCCGACGCAATAAAAGAGACCGTGGAAAACGCGGGAAGGTCGATTGACCCAAAGGCCCTTGCGCTGGCTGCGCGCGGTGCCGGCGGATTTGCCTTCCTTATCCAGCTTATTGGCTACCATATGTGGCGGCAGCATCCGAACGAGGAACGTGTGACGCTTGAGGACGTTGAGAACGCTCTGGCGCTGGCGAAACACGATATGGAGCGAATGGTTCTGGAGCCCACGGTTCGCAGCTTGACGCCTCGCGAGATGGATTATCTGCTTGCCATGACGCAAGACGGCTCGGTGAGCCAGGTGTCTTCGATCGCCGAGCGCATGGGGGTCGCGCCCAACAACGCTTCCAAAGTGCGCAAACGCTTGGTCGAGCGCGGCATCATCGGTCCGCGCGGGCGAGGCAGAGTGGCTTTTGAGGTGCCGATGCTGAAAGAGTACTTGCTCGAGCGGGCTGGCGAGCTCTGA
- a CDS encoding DUF6998 domain-containing protein — MGEVDALSEIIRELYAIVKRLEEEYQDQERHFTLDGHLVGSIGEVYAAKRYGLKLFPSSHERHDGETLDGTRRLVQVKATQRNSVGISSEPEHLIVLRINENGEFEEVFNGPGNIVWALFEGKPLPKNGQYQVSVGKLAKLNEAVADGDRI, encoded by the coding sequence ATGGGCGAAGTCGATGCGCTGAGCGAAATCATCAGGGAGCTTTACGCGATTGTCAAACGGCTTGAGGAAGAGTACCAAGACCAGGAAAGACATTTCACGCTTGACGGTCATTTGGTTGGCAGCATCGGCGAAGTGTATGCGGCAAAGCGCTATGGGCTAAAGCTGTTCCCCTCGTCACATGAGAGGCACGATGGCGAAACCCTGGATGGAACAAGGCGACTGGTGCAGGTCAAGGCGACGCAACGAAATTCGGTCGGAATCAGCTCGGAGCCGGAACACCTCATCGTGCTGCGTATAAACGAGAACGGTGAATTCGAAGAGGTGTTCAACGGGCCAGGCAACATCGTCTGGGCGCTGTTCGAAGGGAAGCCCCTCCCCAAGAATGGTCAGTATCAGGTCTCGGTCGGCAAGCTGGCTAAACTCAACGAGGCCGTAGCCGATGGCGATCGGATTTAG